Within Gemmatimonadota bacterium, the genomic segment GTGGTCAGGGTCGAAGCGGTCACCGCCATCCCCACTTCCGACGCGCCGCGGCGGGCGGCTTCCACCATGCTGTCGCCTTCCTCCCGGCAGCGGTAGATACTCTCCAGCACGACGATGGCGTTGTCCACCAGCATGCCGATGCCCAGTGCCAGCCCGCCGAGGGACATGATGTTGAGCGTGGTCTGGCTGAAGAACATCAGGATGAAGGTGATCAGCACGGAAACCGGGATGGCCACGCCGACGATGAGCGTGCTGCGCAAGTTGCGCAGGAAGAGGAAGAGGACGAGGATCGCCAGCACGCCACCCCACTGGGCCGTCTTGATGACCTCGTCGATGGCGTTTTCGATGAAGCGGGACTGGTCCGACACGAGGTGAAGGGTCACGCCTTCGGGCAGCGTCGAAACGATGGTGTCCGCCTCGATGCCTATCACGGCTACACCGGTTCCGCCACCTGATGATTCCGCGGTGGCCGCGGCCGTGTCTTCCGACTGCTCGGTGGTGTCTTCCTCCGTTCCTTCGGCAACTGCAGGCTCCTCATCCCCCGTTGGGTCCGCATCTCCCGCTGGATCCGCATCCCCCGTATCCACATCGCCCAGCCGTTCCCTGATCGCCCGGGCGACCGTCACCGTGTTGGCGTCCGCTTCCTTGAACAGGGCGATCTCCACGCTCTCGCGGCCGTTGATCCGCGTAAGCGTCTTCCGTTCCTTGAAATGCCGCCGGACCGTACCCACGTCGTGGAGGCGCACGGGAACCTCGCCCCGGCTGGAGATGATGATCTCGCCGATTTCCTCGACGGTCTGGAATTCATTGACTGCCCGTACGATCAGCGCTTCGTCGCCTTCCTGGAGCTGCCCCCCGGCCTGGTTGATGTTCTCCGCGGCGAGACGCTGGTTGATCTGGCCGAAGGTAAGTCCCAGCCGGGTCAATTGCGCTTCGTTGATTTCCACCTGGATTTCTTCGACCAGCCCGCCCTTGATGCGGACCGAGGCGACGCCGGGCACTGTTTCGAGCTGCCGCCTGATCTCCCAGTCCGCCAGGTTCCGCAGCATGATCAGATCGTCCCCGGACAACCCCAGGCGCATGATGGGATCGAGCTCCGGGTTGTACCTCAGGAGAATGGGACGCTCGGCGTCCTGGGGCAGGAACACGCGGTCCACCCGTTCCCGCACGTCCATGATGGCCAGGTTCATGTCCGTGTCCCAATCGAATTCGAGCACCACGTCGGAGACGCCCGCCCGAGAGATGGAACTGACTTCCACCAGGCCGGTAACGACCCCCACGTCCTCTTCGATCCTGCGGGATATGAGGTTTTCGATTTCCTGAGGAGCGGCGCCTTCGTACTCCGTGCGCACCGTGAGGGAAGGGTAGGAGATGTCCGGTAGGAGATTGACCGCCAGGCGCTGGAAGGACACGTATCCGAAGATAAGCGCAGCCAGTACCAGCATCGTGATGGTGACGGGCTTGCGAATGGCGAAATCAACGATGTTCATGGAGGTTATTCCGGCGCTTCGGGAGCGACGATCTTAACCCGGGTGCTGTCTTTCATGCTGCGATGGCCGGCGATCACGACCAGGTCGCCCGGGCTCAGCCCTTCCTGGATCTCGGTGAAGTCCGCGTCCTGCAGGCCGAGGGTGAGGGCGACGCGCGTTGCGATGCTGTCCTTTACGGTGAAGACTTCATCGTCTTCCAGCAGGGCGATCTTGGGGATCAGCAGCACGCCTACGTGCTGGTCTGCGAGGATGGTCACCTTGACGAACATGCCCGGTTTGAG encodes:
- a CDS encoding efflux RND transporter permease subunit, with product MNGRESVEIALFKEADANTVTVARAIRERLGDVDTGDADPAGDADPTGDEEPAVAEGTEEDTTEQSEDTAAATAESSGGGTGVAVIGIEADTIVSTLPEGVTLHLVSDQSRFIENAIDEVIKTAQWGGVLAILVLFLFLRNLRSTLIVGVAIPVSVLITFILMFFSQTTLNIMSLGGLALGIGMLVDNAIVVLESIYRCREEGDSMVEAARRGASEVGMAVTASTLTTIAVFFPIVFIEGIAGQIFTDQALTVTFALLASLAVALTFIPMMA